A portion of the Cyanobium sp. PCC 7001 genome contains these proteins:
- a CDS encoding PAS domain-containing protein: MPSTDCAPVPATTIPAHDVPWIWTLFICGGAPASAAALCRLRHLCDQEGSTRVELRVVDVSSDPEPALRAGVRAIPSLVADPLPSAAPPCSALRSGPPGWFRRRLRQLQAENAALRALVEAITSGEADALVVNGGVYLRESGDACYRHLVEQMGEAVATLSSTGVVLYANPRLAELLDHPRQSLLGRTLDAFLPPDQLKIFQRLRAAGPGRTERAALDLVGSDGRGLAVLATLSGLRSAGAATQSLVLTTLAARPAAPVAAEGDVLTLLARRHRHTHRTQPLSLLLCALSEAQLLRYPPGTATGDLLWRAFTERLAQALGPDGLVGNFATGQLLGVTAGVAHIGEATALVERVHATLTLPLDLGGDPVVIDPCVGMALETPGSRLEELLLRAEQALEQARPRNTPRNLAIAIL; the protein is encoded by the coding sequence GTGCCCAGCACCGACTGCGCCCCCGTGCCGGCGACGACGATCCCGGCCCACGACGTCCCCTGGATCTGGACGCTGTTCATCTGCGGCGGCGCACCGGCCTCGGCCGCAGCGCTGTGCCGGTTGCGTCACCTCTGCGATCAGGAGGGAAGCACCCGGGTGGAGCTCCGGGTGGTGGATGTGTCCAGCGACCCCGAGCCGGCCCTCCGGGCCGGCGTGCGCGCCATCCCCAGCCTGGTGGCCGATCCGCTGCCGTCGGCGGCGCCACCGTGTTCGGCGCTCCGCAGCGGCCCGCCAGGGTGGTTCCGCCGGCGCCTGCGCCAACTCCAGGCGGAGAACGCTGCCTTGCGGGCTCTGGTGGAGGCGATCACCAGTGGAGAGGCGGATGCCCTGGTGGTGAACGGCGGTGTGTACCTGCGTGAAAGCGGCGACGCCTGCTACCGCCACCTGGTGGAGCAGATGGGTGAGGCGGTCGCCACCCTCTCCTCCACCGGAGTGGTGCTGTACGCCAACCCGCGTCTTGCCGAGCTGCTTGATCATCCCCGGCAGAGCCTGCTTGGCCGCACTCTGGACGCCTTCCTGCCCCCTGACCAGCTGAAGATCTTTCAGCGGTTGCGGGCCGCGGGCCCTGGCCGAACCGAGCGGGCTGCCCTGGATCTGGTGGGGAGCGACGGCCGCGGCCTTGCGGTTCTGGCGACCCTCAGTGGTCTGCGCAGCGCAGGCGCTGCGACCCAGAGCCTGGTGCTCACGACCCTCGCCGCCAGGCCGGCCGCGCCAGTGGCCGCAGAAGGCGATGTGCTCACGCTCCTGGCCCGCCGCCATCGCCACACGCACCGCACCCAGCCGCTCAGCCTGCTCCTGTGTGCCCTCTCCGAGGCCCAGCTGCTCCGTTATCCGCCCGGAACCGCGACCGGTGATCTCCTCTGGCGGGCCTTCACGGAGCGCCTGGCGCAGGCCCTCGGACCTGACGGCCTCGTGGGCAACTTCGCCACAGGCCAACTGCTCGGCGTGACAGCGGGCGTGGCCCACATCGGCGAGGCCACGGCCCTGGTGGAGCGGGTGCACGCGACGCTCACCCTGCCGTTGGATCTGGGGGGCGATCCGGTTGTGATCGATCCCTGTGTGGGCATGGCCCTGGAGACACCGGGCAGCCGGCTGGAGGAGCTGCTGCTGCGGGCGGAGCAGGCCCTGGAGCAGGCCCGGCCCCGCAACACACCACGCAACCTGGCGATTGCGATCCTGTGA
- a CDS encoding nuclear transport factor 2 family protein, protein MDEASLRTLFTKHYGSPAPSEDLWRSHYAEDVHFQDPTQERQGLQAYIEAQEGLVKRCDDVMLKPAAIAIDGTTAFIEWEMGLKIRGITFTYPGTTRLLLNDAGQIVDHRDYFDFVGPTFAPVPVVGGFVRWLYKRFVD, encoded by the coding sequence ATGGATGAAGCCAGCCTGCGCACCCTGTTCACCAAGCACTACGGCTCCCCCGCGCCCTCGGAGGACCTGTGGCGCTCCCACTACGCCGAGGACGTGCACTTTCAGGATCCGACCCAGGAGCGCCAGGGCCTGCAGGCCTACATCGAGGCCCAGGAGGGTCTGGTGAAACGCTGCGACGATGTGATGCTGAAGCCAGCAGCGATCGCGATCGACGGCACCACCGCGTTCATCGAGTGGGAGATGGGCCTGAAGATCAGGGGCATCACATTCACCTATCCCGGCACGACCCGCCTGCTGCTCAACGACGCCGGCCAGATCGTGGACCATCGCGACTACTTCGACTTCGTGGGGCCCACCTTTGCGCCGGTGCCCGTGGTGGGAGGGTTCGTGCGCTGGCTCTACAAGCGTTTCGTGGACTGA
- a CDS encoding copper-translocating P-type ATPase: MSATSSSSSPSPSPSSCCAGNGPGPGPAESAAAMDRELAREFTLLRRKLGVAAVLTLLVMLSSLPHMLGRHSLPLLPPWFTSPWTQLLLTTPVLFWCGREFFSGAASAFRQHSADMNTLVAAGTGIAWLTSVVATLAPQLLTAEGLPADVYYETAAVILTLVLLGRLLEARARGQTSEAIRRLLQLQPPTARVLRDGVPQEIPVSLVAVGDLVQVRPGEKLPVDGVVVEGRSWVEESMLTGEPTPIQKGPGDTVIGASLNRSGSFSFRVSQVGGDTVLAQIVELVRQAQSSRTRVQRLADQVVGWFVPAVIALAIAAFVLWFLISGNAVLAMLFLVSVLVIACPCALGLATPTSIMVASGKGAENGLIFRSAEALETAGGLRTLVFDKTGTLTRGQPAVTDFERLSGSRLPALELLAAVAALEERSEHPLAEAIVGYLRPQLGTGALPAVEHFEAVAGLGVQGRAGGHHVQVGTPRWFRELGFEATALDPLAARLEASARSVAAVAVDGRIEACFGIADPLKPDAAAAVAALRRLGLQVVLLSGDARRTAEVVGEQLGIERVIAEVRPADKAAVIRRLQEQGEGPVAMVGDGINDAPALAAADVGLAMGTGTDVAIAASDITLISGQLAGVPAAIELSRHAMANIRQNLVFAFAYNVAGLPIAAGLLFPFTGWLLSPMLAGAAMAFSSVSVVSNALRLRRFRPRPLPAAARR, from the coding sequence ATGAGCGCCACGTCCTCCTCCTCCTCCCCCTCCCCGTCGCCGTCCTCCTGCTGCGCCGGCAACGGCCCCGGGCCCGGCCCGGCGGAGTCGGCCGCGGCCATGGACCGGGAGCTGGCCCGGGAGTTCACCCTGCTGCGCCGCAAGCTGGGTGTGGCCGCGGTGCTCACCCTGCTGGTGATGCTCTCCAGCCTGCCCCACATGCTCGGGCGCCATTCCCTGCCCCTGCTGCCGCCCTGGTTCACCAGCCCCTGGACCCAGCTGCTGCTCACCACGCCGGTGCTGTTCTGGTGCGGGCGGGAGTTCTTCAGCGGCGCCGCCTCGGCCTTCCGCCAGCACAGCGCCGACATGAACACCCTGGTGGCCGCCGGCACCGGCATCGCCTGGCTCACCTCCGTGGTGGCCACCCTGGCGCCGCAGCTGCTCACGGCCGAGGGCCTGCCGGCGGATGTGTACTACGAAACCGCCGCGGTGATCCTCACCCTGGTGCTGCTGGGCCGCCTCCTGGAGGCCCGGGCTCGCGGCCAGACCTCTGAGGCAATCCGGCGCCTGCTGCAGCTCCAGCCCCCCACCGCCCGGGTGCTGAGGGATGGCGTGCCCCAGGAGATCCCGGTGTCCCTGGTGGCGGTGGGGGATCTGGTGCAGGTGCGGCCCGGCGAGAAGCTGCCCGTGGACGGGGTGGTGGTGGAGGGCCGCTCCTGGGTGGAGGAGTCGATGCTCACCGGCGAGCCCACCCCGATCCAGAAAGGCCCCGGCGACACCGTGATCGGCGCCTCTCTCAACCGCAGCGGCAGCTTCAGCTTCCGCGTCAGCCAGGTGGGTGGCGACACCGTGCTGGCCCAGATCGTGGAGCTGGTGCGCCAGGCCCAGAGCTCCCGCACCCGGGTGCAGCGGCTGGCGGATCAGGTGGTGGGCTGGTTCGTGCCGGCGGTGATCGCCCTGGCCATCGCGGCCTTCGTGCTCTGGTTCCTGATCAGCGGCAATGCCGTGCTGGCGATGCTCTTCCTGGTGAGCGTGCTGGTGATCGCCTGTCCCTGTGCCCTCGGCCTGGCCACCCCCACCTCGATCATGGTGGCCTCGGGGAAGGGGGCAGAGAACGGCCTGATCTTCCGCAGCGCCGAGGCCCTGGAAACCGCCGGCGGTCTGCGCACCCTGGTGTTCGACAAGACCGGCACCCTCACCCGCGGTCAGCCGGCGGTCACCGATTTCGAGCGCCTGAGCGGGAGCCGGCTGCCGGCGCTGGAGCTGCTCGCCGCCGTGGCGGCCCTGGAGGAGCGCTCGGAGCATCCGCTGGCGGAGGCGATCGTGGGCTACCTCCGCCCCCAGCTCGGCACGGGGGCTCTGCCCGCGGTGGAGCACTTCGAGGCGGTGGCCGGCCTGGGCGTGCAGGGCCGCGCCGGCGGCCACCACGTCCAGGTGGGCACCCCCCGCTGGTTCCGGGAGCTCGGCTTCGAGGCCACGGCCCTCGATCCCCTGGCCGCCCGGCTGGAGGCCTCGGCCCGCAGCGTGGCGGCGGTGGCGGTGGACGGCCGGATCGAAGCCTGTTTCGGCATCGCCGATCCGCTCAAGCCCGATGCCGCTGCCGCCGTGGCGGCCCTGCGGCGCCTCGGCCTGCAGGTGGTGCTGCTCAGCGGCGATGCCCGCCGCACCGCCGAGGTGGTGGGCGAGCAGCTGGGGATCGAGCGGGTGATCGCCGAGGTGCGCCCCGCCGACAAGGCCGCGGTGATCCGGCGGCTGCAGGAGCAGGGGGAGGGTCCGGTGGCGATGGTGGGCGACGGCATCAACGACGCCCCGGCCCTGGCGGCGGCCGATGTGGGCCTGGCGATGGGCACCGGCACCGATGTGGCGATCGCCGCCAGCGACATCACCCTGATCTCAGGCCAGCTGGCCGGCGTGCCGGCGGCGATCGAGCTCAGCCGCCACGCCATGGCCAACATCCGCCAGAACCTGGTGTTCGCCTTCGCCTACAACGTGGCCGGCCTTCCGATCGCCGCCGGCCTGCTGTTTCCCTTCACCGGCTGGCTGCTCAGCCCGATGCTGGCCGGCGCCGCCATGGCGTTCAGTTCCGTGTCGGTGGTGAGCAATGCCCTGCGGCTGCGCCGCTTCCGGCCCAGGCCCCTGCCCGCTGCCGCCCGCCGATGA
- a CDS encoding sigma-70 family RNA polymerase sigma factor: MVYNPVQDRFHAAAPQSEQEPARQGDQDQEIDPPDPVPKASRDARLAPAHPRFRGGDGLSDYLRLIARVPLLTPAEELHLAGTVQEWLQHPDPPLSLRRRGTRARNRMVTANLRLVVMVCRRYRGRIGNLQLEMLDLYQAGNIGLMRAVELFDPSRGYRLSTYAFSWIHQAVQRCMTATGNGIRIPTALRNIAYRAQLLEACAEQPLSIGAIAALLGEKEQRLQTALTVVRQCSTTSLDKPSASMGEDTTLIEVIPDRRGNVPHDDYRWLHEHLDALDLRDRQVLQLRYGDDESRSCSKTARVLGVSKSCVQSVERRTLKNLRRRLGPVLDPRGG, from the coding sequence ATGGTCTACAACCCGGTACAGGATCGATTCCACGCAGCAGCGCCGCAGAGCGAGCAGGAACCGGCACGGCAGGGGGACCAGGACCAGGAGATCGATCCTCCGGATCCTGTTCCGAAGGCATCGCGCGATGCCCGCCTGGCCCCCGCCCATCCCCGCTTCCGCGGCGGCGATGGCCTCAGTGACTATCTGCGCCTGATCGCGCGCGTTCCCCTGCTCACGCCCGCCGAGGAGCTGCACCTCGCCGGCACCGTGCAGGAGTGGCTGCAGCATCCGGATCCGCCGCTGTCACTGCGGCGTCGGGGAACCAGGGCCCGCAATCGCATGGTCACCGCCAATCTGCGCCTGGTAGTGATGGTGTGCCGGCGCTATCGCGGCCGGATCGGCAATCTTCAGCTCGAGATGCTGGATCTCTACCAGGCCGGAAACATCGGCCTGATGCGTGCGGTTGAACTGTTCGATCCTTCGCGGGGTTACCGCTTGTCCACCTACGCCTTTTCCTGGATTCACCAGGCCGTTCAGCGCTGCATGACGGCCACCGGCAACGGCATTCGCATTCCCACCGCACTGCGCAACATCGCCTACCGCGCCCAGCTGCTGGAAGCCTGCGCGGAGCAGCCCCTCTCCATCGGCGCCATAGCCGCGCTCCTCGGGGAGAAGGAGCAGCGCCTGCAGACCGCCCTCACCGTGGTGCGCCAATGCAGCACCACATCGCTGGACAAGCCCTCAGCAAGCATGGGGGAGGACACAACCCTGATCGAGGTGATCCCGGATCGGCGCGGCAACGTGCCGCACGATGACTACCGCTGGCTGCATGAGCATCTGGACGCTCTCGATCTGCGCGACCGGCAGGTGCTCCAGCTTCGCTACGGCGACGATGAGTCCCGCTCCTGCTCCAAGACAGCGCGCGTACTGGGGGTGAGCAAGAGCTGTGTCCAGAGTGTCGAGCGCCGCACCCTGAAGAACCTGCGCCGCCGGTTGGGTCCGGTTCTCGATCCCAGGGGGGGCTGA
- a CDS encoding chemotaxis protein CheB gives MRRRRTSKGVAGQGTPGQDTAGQDAAGPPGTVTHVVGIGASAGGLEALQELAGSLVAGAGLAYVVAQHLAPEHRSLIVELVAHATTLPVVTAVDGAALQADVIAIAPPNHDLTVDGERLRLSDPVPRFGPSPCIDLLFDSIADHWGERGVAVVLSGTGADGARGVRALRVAGGLTLAQTPESAKFDAMPRAAISLGGVDLVLAPGAIGPRLAELTAAGRSGVAEGQPAAEPLQLDAVTAQLKHACGIDFSEYKASTLRRQVQRRMAIRQVSRLEEYLPLLTAEGEEAQRLVHNLLVAVTAFFRDPLVYEALEQRLGDYVARRTSPERLRVWVPGCASGEEVYSIAMVISAVLGHPADLAANLKIFATDLEEQSLAIARRARYPLAAAKPIPAALRQRFVIEHGSEIEISEGLRACAVFARHDVGEDPPFPSLDLISCRNTLIYFTAPMQERVIDRFRFGLLPGGLLLLGSSESLGSRTAGFAVADAEHGLYSRTPQGARRPRPALVPLVQRTAKGPPSGGRIAVLRETVPEQHMALLEALTRALCPAALVLDENHDLVEVLGDVTPFCRLPEGRMTTSAHAFLRPGLQAEARALLVLARADGLAASSQPLQLEGLEGAVRLEARQMWVGERQLTVLTFQPLPPGGREPLPGPPEARDAAFDREIERLEHELLASQDTLRRSLAELEQTNEELEASSEELLASSEELQSSNEELEASNEELQATNEELATLNQQLGSRSEELEQLNVELENIQTSLSQGMVIVDRHLRVTRFSPLAVRVFGLVDTDIGQPLRAVPTTVPLPGLEEALKTVLDGGPRQSFEASSEDVAYLIQVVPYLERDGRRRGAIVTLTDVSELVAVRQAAEAALNEFSTLTDALDEVVWKWDHTGTRLLYASQRIQALTGWTPAEVCERPELLEEAIAPADRARVRAARDPLQSHWSITYPFTTRDGRQLWMKESARVVRNGEERFVVGTLADVTDVHGLQERADELAAIFESVFQNASFGVAVLDGQQRVVMANGVFCAAVGFDPGSITGVSAAMLCPQEELEALIREARERGDGDGGPPSARPVLSLRNREGALQPVAVELRLPRQSLAREWITLLVHPPA, from the coding sequence GTGCGGCGACGTCGGACCAGCAAGGGCGTGGCAGGCCAGGGCACGCCAGGCCAGGACACGGCAGGCCAGGACGCAGCAGGCCCGCCCGGCACGGTGACCCATGTGGTGGGCATCGGAGCTTCGGCCGGTGGCCTCGAAGCGCTGCAGGAGCTGGCCGGTAGCCTGGTGGCTGGCGCCGGCCTGGCCTACGTGGTGGCCCAGCACCTGGCCCCGGAACACCGCAGCCTGATCGTGGAGCTGGTGGCCCATGCCACCACGCTGCCGGTGGTCACGGCGGTCGACGGGGCGGCGCTCCAGGCCGACGTGATCGCCATCGCCCCGCCCAACCACGACCTCACGGTGGACGGCGAACGGCTGCGGCTGAGCGATCCGGTTCCCCGCTTCGGGCCCAGCCCCTGCATCGACCTGCTGTTCGATTCGATCGCCGACCACTGGGGGGAGCGCGGCGTTGCGGTGGTGCTTTCCGGCACCGGGGCCGATGGCGCCCGCGGCGTGCGGGCCCTGCGGGTCGCGGGCGGGCTCACCCTGGCCCAGACACCCGAGAGCGCCAAGTTCGATGCGATGCCCCGGGCTGCCATCAGCCTCGGGGGTGTGGACCTGGTGCTGGCCCCGGGGGCCATCGGCCCCCGCCTGGCCGAGCTCACCGCGGCGGGAAGGTCCGGGGTGGCGGAGGGCCAGCCGGCTGCGGAGCCGCTGCAGCTCGACGCCGTGACGGCGCAGCTCAAGCACGCCTGCGGCATCGATTTCTCCGAGTACAAGGCGTCCACCCTGCGCCGGCAGGTGCAGCGCCGGATGGCGATCCGTCAGGTGAGCCGGCTGGAGGAGTATCTCCCCCTGCTCACGGCGGAGGGTGAGGAGGCCCAGAGGCTGGTGCACAACCTGCTGGTCGCCGTCACGGCCTTCTTCCGGGATCCGCTGGTCTACGAGGCGCTCGAGCAGCGGCTGGGCGACTACGTGGCCAGGAGGACCTCGCCGGAACGCCTGCGGGTGTGGGTGCCCGGCTGTGCCTCGGGGGAGGAGGTGTATTCCATCGCAATGGTGATCAGTGCGGTGCTGGGCCATCCCGCCGACCTCGCCGCCAATCTCAAGATCTTCGCCACCGATCTCGAGGAACAGAGCCTGGCGATCGCCCGCCGCGCCCGCTACCCGCTCGCGGCGGCCAAGCCCATCCCCGCTGCGCTGCGCCAGCGGTTCGTGATCGAACACGGCAGTGAGATCGAGATCAGTGAGGGCCTGCGGGCCTGCGCCGTCTTCGCCCGCCACGACGTGGGCGAGGACCCGCCCTTCCCCAGCCTCGACCTGATCTCCTGCCGCAACACGCTCATCTACTTCACCGCGCCGATGCAGGAGCGGGTGATCGACCGCTTCCGTTTCGGCCTGCTCCCCGGTGGTCTGCTGCTGCTGGGCAGCTCCGAATCCCTCGGCAGCAGGACGGCCGGCTTCGCCGTGGCCGACGCCGAACACGGCCTCTACAGCCGCACGCCGCAGGGGGCCCGGCGCCCCCGCCCCGCCCTGGTGCCGCTGGTGCAGAGGACCGCCAAGGGTCCGCCCTCGGGGGGGCGGATCGCCGTGCTGCGCGAGACAGTGCCCGAGCAGCATATGGCCCTGCTCGAAGCGCTCACCCGCGCCCTCTGTCCGGCGGCCCTGGTGCTGGATGAGAACCACGACCTGGTGGAGGTGCTGGGCGATGTGACCCCCTTCTGCCGTCTGCCCGAAGGCCGGATGACCACCTCGGCCCACGCCTTCCTCCGGCCGGGTCTGCAGGCGGAGGCCCGGGCCCTGCTGGTGCTCGCCCGCGCTGACGGCCTGGCCGCCAGCAGTCAGCCGCTGCAGCTGGAGGGCCTGGAGGGGGCGGTGCGCCTGGAGGCCCGCCAGATGTGGGTGGGGGAGCGCCAGCTCACCGTGCTCACCTTTCAGCCGCTGCCTCCGGGGGGCCGGGAGCCGCTGCCCGGCCCCCCGGAGGCCCGGGACGCCGCCTTCGACCGGGAGATCGAGCGGCTGGAGCACGAGCTGCTGGCCAGCCAGGACACCCTTCGGCGCTCCCTGGCGGAACTCGAGCAGACCAACGAGGAGCTGGAGGCCTCCTCGGAGGAGCTGCTGGCCTCCTCCGAGGAGCTGCAGTCGTCGAACGAGGAACTGGAGGCCTCCAACGAGGAGCTCCAGGCCACCAACGAGGAGCTCGCCACCCTGAACCAGCAGCTGGGGTCCCGCAGTGAGGAACTCGAGCAGCTCAATGTCGAACTGGAGAACATCCAGACCTCCCTGAGCCAGGGCATGGTGATCGTGGATCGCCACCTCCGCGTCACCCGCTTCTCCCCGCTGGCGGTGCGGGTGTTCGGCCTGGTGGACACGGACATCGGCCAGCCGTTGCGGGCTGTGCCCACCACCGTTCCCCTGCCAGGTCTGGAGGAGGCCCTCAAGACCGTCCTCGACGGGGGGCCGCGACAGAGCTTCGAGGCCAGCAGCGAGGACGTGGCCTACCTGATCCAGGTGGTTCCCTATCTCGAGCGGGACGGGCGCCGGCGGGGCGCCATCGTGACCCTCACCGACGTGTCGGAACTGGTGGCCGTGCGCCAGGCGGCGGAAGCGGCCCTCAATGAATTCTCCACCCTCACCGATGCCCTCGATGAGGTGGTGTGGAAGTGGGACCACACCGGCACCCGGTTGCTCTACGCCAGCCAGCGGATCCAGGCCCTGACAGGCTGGACCCCCGCGGAGGTGTGCGAACGGCCGGAGCTGCTCGAGGAGGCGATCGCCCCGGCCGACCGCGCCAGGGTCCGGGCCGCCCGCGACCCCCTGCAGAGCCACTGGTCGATCACCTATCCCTTCACCACCCGTGACGGCCGCCAGCTCTGGATGAAGGAGTCGGCCCGGGTGGTCCGCAATGGCGAGGAGCGCTTCGTGGTCGGCACCCTGGCCGACGTCACCGACGTGCACGGCCTGCAGGAACGGGCCGATGAACTCGCGGCGATCTTTGAATCCGTGTTCCAGAACGCCAGCTTCGGCGTGGCCGTGCTCGACGGGCAACAGCGCGTCGTGATGGCCAATGGGGTGTTCTGCGCTGCCGTGGGCTTCGACCCGGGCTCGATCACGGGGGTGAGCGCGGCGATGCTCTGCCCGCAGGAGGAGCTGGAGGCCCTGATCCGGGAGGCCCGGGAGCGGGGCGATGGCGATGGGGGGCCGCCCTCCGCTCGACCCGTGCTTTCCCTCAGAAACCGTGAGGGAGCGCTCCAGCCTGTGGCGGTGGAGCTGCGCCTGCCCCGGCAATCCCTCGCCAGGGAGTGGATCACGCTGCTGGTGCATCCCCCTGCCTGA
- a CDS encoding carboxylesterase translates to MSAEPSIPTPAAADPAPLSLRGQRGVAVLLLHGFTGSPAEMKPLAQRLHRAGYSVEVPLLRGHGTRVEDLEAVRAGDWREQVAQEVAHLRRRGERVVVGGLSLGSILALQLGLEDPQLEGLLLYSPPISVRDRRRFLAPLLRLLVRTLPKPAEDFVDPAAGGRFWGYARYPVATSLEVLRLIARVRRQLRRNGLPLRALVVLSHRDRVVRAERSMALLQRWLDPALCRFHWLEGGGHVLTIDAGWPELAELTLETLQDWEVQSTKRL, encoded by the coding sequence GTGAGCGCGGAGCCCTCCATCCCCACCCCAGCGGCGGCCGACCCCGCTCCGCTCTCCCTTCGTGGCCAGCGCGGCGTGGCCGTGCTGCTGCTGCATGGCTTCACCGGCTCGCCCGCCGAGATGAAGCCCCTGGCTCAGCGGCTGCATCGCGCCGGCTACAGCGTGGAGGTGCCGCTGCTGAGGGGCCACGGCACCCGCGTGGAGGATCTCGAGGCGGTGAGGGCGGGCGACTGGCGCGAGCAGGTGGCCCAGGAGGTGGCGCACCTGCGGCGGCGGGGCGAGCGGGTGGTGGTGGGGGGCCTGTCGCTGGGGTCCATCCTGGCCTTGCAGCTGGGCCTGGAGGATCCCCAGCTGGAAGGCCTGCTGCTCTACTCCCCGCCGATCAGCGTGCGGGACCGGCGCCGTTTCCTGGCACCGCTGCTGCGGCTGCTGGTGCGCACCCTGCCGAAGCCGGCGGAGGATTTCGTGGACCCCGCCGCCGGCGGGAGGTTCTGGGGCTACGCGCGCTACCCGGTGGCCACCAGCCTGGAGGTGCTGCGGCTGATCGCCCGGGTCCGCCGGCAGCTGCGCCGGAACGGCCTGCCGCTGCGGGCCCTGGTGGTGCTGAGCCATCGGGACCGGGTGGTGCGGGCGGAGCGGTCCATGGCCCTGCTGCAGCGCTGGCTCGATCCGGCCCTTTGCCGCTTCCACTGGCTCGAGGGGGGCGGCCATGTGCTCACGATCGATGCCGGCTGGCCCGAGTTGGCGGAGCTCACGCTGGAGACCCTGCAGGACTGGGAGGTTCAGTCCACGAAACGCTTGTAG
- a CDS encoding cupredoxin domain-containing protein, with product MTCLLAAALPLAEPLWRSIHQPLALRLAVAAAGLALIAAELWWFLGRHGDAALATAAAGGWQEVTITVDGGYVPARVRLQAGRPVRLTFHRLDPSSCVARVIVPDFQRSLDLPLNARTSLELPPLEPGIYPFHCGMAMVRGSLEVVPDQSRAMRSR from the coding sequence ATGACCTGCCTGCTTGCCGCCGCCCTCCCCTTGGCCGAGCCGCTCTGGCGCTCGATCCACCAGCCCCTGGCCCTGCGGCTGGCCGTGGCCGCCGCCGGCCTGGCCCTGATCGCGGCGGAGCTCTGGTGGTTCCTGGGCCGCCACGGCGATGCCGCCCTGGCCACGGCCGCGGCGGGCGGCTGGCAGGAGGTGACCATCACTGTGGATGGGGGCTATGTTCCGGCGCGGGTACGCCTGCAGGCCGGGCGGCCGGTGCGGCTCACCTTCCACCGGCTCGATCCCAGCAGCTGCGTGGCCCGGGTGATCGTGCCGGACTTCCAGCGCAGCCTCGATCTGCCCCTCAACGCCCGCACCAGCCTGGAGCTGCCGCCGCTGGAGCCCGGCATCTACCCCTTCCACTGCGGCATGGCCATGGTGCGGGGCTCCCTGGAGGTGGTGCCGGATCAGTCGAGGGCGATGCGCTCCAGGTAG
- a CDS encoding helix-turn-helix transcriptional regulator, with amino-acid sequence MGPEPVPPAAGHPQAEALDNPFRRRLVLLEDLQSSRELLGTVLPLREFRAAQPGEPWWHYGVNTWLGSVVVVAGILPPAQMVSADQRRLTVFLGYGGDQQIRQASRRWSCPAEGCLMVPGDSFSWEGTLVSLLVFRLEPERLLQTASAMAGLGQSPHPWRALLQRPHDWPPATAANGAPLQALLRQEMALADRLAAYGDGLADRLQVDDRIYRLMAAMLLPEVREEGPLDRLTQKHRQGRDAFDELIDFIRLNLSEPLSLTMLEEHSHYSRRTLQYAFRERLGCTATQWIRSQRLDLARQHLQHPSPGDTIASIAARCGYRSLSLFSVEFQQRFHVKPSQLLREARSSLPPEVW; translated from the coding sequence ATGGGCCCTGAGCCGGTCCCTCCGGCCGCTGGTCACCCGCAGGCCGAGGCGCTCGACAACCCCTTCCGGCGCCGTCTGGTTCTGCTCGAGGATCTCCAATCCAGCAGGGAACTGCTGGGCACCGTGCTGCCCCTGCGGGAGTTCCGCGCCGCCCAGCCCGGCGAACCCTGGTGGCACTACGGCGTCAACACCTGGCTGGGGAGCGTGGTGGTGGTGGCCGGGATCCTGCCGCCCGCCCAGATGGTCAGCGCCGATCAGCGCCGGCTCACGGTGTTCCTGGGCTATGGCGGCGATCAGCAGATCCGCCAGGCCTCGCGCCGCTGGTCATGCCCGGCGGAGGGGTGCCTGATGGTGCCGGGCGACAGCTTCAGCTGGGAGGGCACCCTGGTGAGCCTGCTGGTGTTCCGGCTCGAACCGGAACGCCTGCTGCAGACGGCCAGCGCCATGGCGGGCCTGGGGCAGTCCCCCCACCCCTGGCGAGCCCTGCTCCAGCGCCCCCATGACTGGCCACCGGCCACCGCGGCGAACGGGGCTCCCCTGCAGGCCCTGCTGCGCCAGGAGATGGCGCTGGCGGACCGGCTGGCGGCCTACGGCGACGGGCTGGCGGACCGGCTGCAGGTGGACGACCGGATCTACCGGCTGATGGCGGCGATGCTGCTGCCGGAGGTGCGCGAGGAGGGCCCGCTCGACCGCCTCACGCAGAAGCATCGCCAGGGACGCGACGCCTTCGATGAGCTGATCGACTTCATCCGCCTCAACCTCTCCGAGCCGCTCAGCCTCACGATGCTGGAGGAGCACAGCCACTACTCGCGCCGCACGCTGCAGTACGCCTTCCGGGAACGGCTCGGCTGCACCGCCACCCAGTGGATCCGCAGCCAGCGGCTCGATCTGGCCCGCCAGCACCTGCAGCACCCGTCCCCCGGCGACACGATCGCCAGCATCGCCGCCCGCTGCGGCTACCGCTCCCTCAGCCTGTTCAGCGTGGAGTTTCAGCAGCGCTTCCACGTGAAACCCTCCCAGCTGCTGCGGGAGGCGCGATCCTCCCTGCCCCCGGAGGTCTGGTGA